One Streptomyces sp. NBC_00554 DNA segment encodes these proteins:
- the tnpA gene encoding IS200/IS605 family transposase — translation MSPRWNPNPDVRTGRHVVYNLHVHLVFVTKYRRKAFTDAMLTRTEEIMREVCTDFEAELKQFNGEQDHIHLLVHYPPKVQLSKLVNSLKGVSSRRLRQEYDSHVRRYLWGGHFWSGSYFAGSCGGAPLTAVKQYIESQQRPT, via the coding sequence ATGTCACCGCGCTGGAACCCTAATCCCGATGTCAGAACCGGTCGTCACGTTGTCTATAACCTGCACGTTCACTTGGTTTTTGTCACGAAGTACCGGCGGAAGGCGTTCACCGACGCCATGCTGACCCGCACCGAGGAGATCATGCGGGAGGTCTGCACCGACTTCGAGGCCGAGCTGAAACAGTTCAACGGCGAACAGGACCACATCCACCTGCTCGTGCACTACCCGCCCAAAGTCCAGCTCTCCAAGCTGGTCAACTCCCTCAAGGGCGTCAGCTCCCGCAGACTCCGCCAGGAGTACGACAGCCACGTCCGCCGGTACCTGTGGGGCGGACACTTCTGGTCCGGCTCCTACTTCGCAGGATCATGCGGCGGGGCACCCCTGACCGCCGTCAAGCAGTACATCGAAAGCCAGCAACGCCCCACCTGA